In the Alphaproteobacteria bacterium LSUCC0719 genome, one interval contains:
- the paaA gene encoding 1,2-phenylacetyl-CoA epoxidase subunit PaaA: MYSQGLIGADGRTVEDEAFLARFQARIDDEQKIEPNDEMPEGYRRTLVRQIGQHAHSEIVGMLPEGNWITRAPSLRRKASLLAKVQDEGGHGLYLYSAAETLGVSREQMTEELLDGTAKYSSIFNYPTLSWADIGTIGWLVDGAAIMNQIPLCRCSYGPYARAMIRICKEESFHQRQGYEIVMTLAQGSPEQKAMAQESLNRFWQPVLMMFGPPDSESRNTDQSVKWKIKRFTNDELRQKFVDATVPQAEYLGLTIPDPDLAWNEERQSYDFGPIDWDEFWRVVKGNGPMNRERVAARRKAWDDGAWVREAALAHAAKRQAQAAE, encoded by the coding sequence ATGTATTCGCAGGGACTGATCGGCGCCGACGGGCGCACTGTCGAGGATGAAGCGTTTCTCGCCCGCTTTCAGGCGCGGATCGACGATGAACAGAAGATCGAGCCGAATGACGAGATGCCGGAAGGCTATCGGCGCACCCTTGTCAGGCAGATCGGCCAGCACGCCCATTCCGAGATCGTCGGCATGCTGCCCGAAGGCAACTGGATCACCCGCGCCCCGTCGCTTCGCCGCAAGGCCTCGCTTCTTGCCAAGGTGCAGGATGAAGGCGGGCATGGCCTGTATCTCTATTCCGCTGCCGAGACGCTTGGTGTCAGCCGTGAACAGATGACCGAAGAGCTTCTTGACGGAACGGCGAAATATTCCTCGATCTTCAATTACCCGACCCTGAGCTGGGCCGATATCGGTACCATTGGCTGGCTTGTGGATGGCGCGGCGATCATGAACCAGATACCGCTCTGCCGTTGTTCCTACGGCCCCTATGCACGGGCGATGATCCGCATCTGCAAGGAGGAAAGTTTTCATCAGCGCCAGGGCTATGAGATCGTCATGACGCTGGCCCAGGGATCGCCTGAACAAAAGGCCATGGCGCAGGAATCGCTGAACCGGTTCTGGCAGCCGGTGCTGATGATGTTCGGCCCGCCTGACAGCGAATCCCGGAATACCGACCAGTCTGTAAAATGGAAGATCAAGCGGTTCACCAATGACGAGCTTCGCCAGAAATTCGTCGATGCCACGGTGCCGCAGGCCGAATATCTGGGGCTGACCATCCCCGATCCGGATCTGGCCTGGAACGAAGAGCGGCAAAGCTATGATTTCGGTCCCATCGACTGGGACGAATTCTGGCGTGTCGTCAAGGGCAATGGGCCGATGAACCGGGAACGGGTGGCGGCCCGCCGCAAGGCCTGGGATGACGGCGCATGGGTGCGCGAGGCGGCGCTGGCGCATGCTGCCAAACGGCAGGCGCAGGCGGCGGAATGA
- the paaZ gene encoding phenylacetic acid degradation bifunctional protein PaaZ: MSLMQVQSFVAGRWVAPESDLATLHNACTGAVIGHAGTAAPDVMAMYHHALATGGPALRAMSFHDRARMLKALAQYLTARKDELYELSYLTGATKSDSWIDIDGGIGTMFVFASKGRREMPDSRVYLDGDVEMLSRAGSFVGQHVYTSMQGVAVHINAFNFPVWGMLEKLAPTLLAGMPAIVKPATVTGYVAEAAFRMILESGCLPEGAVQFVSGRLGPLLDRLGPQDAVSFTGSADTALALRGTGNLLRNSVRFAAEQDSLNATVLGPDVACGDPEFDLFVTEVVTEITAKAGQKCTAVRRILVPEPLRGPIAEALSARLGEVTLGDPRLPDVGMGALAGAGQKQDVLGTCALFADEARCIIGGAPPQLAGEGLDGGAWMAPTIFDCDDPDAATHLHEREAFGPVACLMPYRDPGHAAALANRGGGALVTSVITRDETVAHRFVAASASHHGRLYFNNRDSMAEATGHGSPLPHMVHGGPGRAGGSEELGGIRAVKHYMQRTALQGPPALLSAAGETWLAGSPTHQGPAHPFRRRFDDLELGETLVTPPRRITAEDITTFADFTGDQFYAHTDAAAAADNPFFPGIVAHGYLLLSFAAGMFVDPAPGPVLANTGLNGLSFEKPVTPGTDITVHLTVKRKTRRTDEYGEVRWHVELRDHEGDLVARYELLTMVAI, from the coding sequence ATGAGCCTGATGCAGGTCCAGTCATTTGTCGCCGGCAGGTGGGTAGCGCCAGAATCGGATCTGGCAACGCTTCACAACGCCTGTACGGGCGCTGTGATTGGCCATGCTGGCACCGCGGCGCCCGATGTCATGGCGATGTATCACCATGCGCTGGCAACAGGTGGGCCGGCTCTCCGCGCGATGAGCTTTCATGACAGGGCGCGCATGCTCAAGGCACTGGCGCAATATCTGACAGCCCGCAAGGACGAGCTGTATGAGTTGTCCTATCTGACAGGCGCGACCAAATCCGACAGCTGGATCGATATTGACGGCGGCATCGGCACGATGTTCGTCTTTGCCTCGAAAGGGCGGCGCGAAATGCCGGATTCGCGTGTCTATCTCGATGGCGATGTCGAAATGCTGTCACGGGCCGGCAGTTTTGTCGGCCAGCATGTCTACACGTCGATGCAGGGCGTGGCTGTTCATATCAACGCATTCAACTTTCCGGTCTGGGGCATGCTGGAAAAGCTGGCCCCGACATTGCTTGCCGGCATGCCGGCAATAGTCAAACCGGCCACCGTGACAGGCTATGTTGCCGAGGCGGCCTTTCGGATGATTCTGGAATCCGGCTGTCTTCCCGAAGGGGCGGTGCAATTCGTTTCCGGCAGGCTCGGCCCGCTTCTTGACAGGCTTGGCCCCCAGGATGCGGTCAGCTTTACCGGCTCGGCCGATACCGCGCTGGCGCTTCGCGGAACCGGAAACCTGCTTCGCAACTCGGTCCGGTTCGCGGCCGAACAGGACAGTCTGAATGCCACCGTTCTCGGTCCCGACGTGGCGTGCGGTGATCCGGAATTCGACCTGTTCGTCACCGAGGTGGTGACCGAAATCACCGCCAAGGCCGGCCAGAAATGTACCGCTGTCAGGCGGATTCTGGTGCCGGAGCCGCTTCGTGGTCCGATTGCCGAGGCGCTGTCTGCACGGCTTGGCGAGGTCACGCTTGGCGATCCGCGGCTGCCGGATGTCGGCATGGGCGCGCTTGCCGGGGCCGGTCAGAAACAGGATGTGCTTGGCACATGCGCGCTGTTTGCCGACGAGGCGCGCTGCATCATCGGCGGTGCGCCGCCGCAGCTTGCCGGCGAGGGGCTGGATGGCGGTGCCTGGATGGCGCCGACGATCTTTGACTGTGACGATCCGGATGCCGCGACCCACCTTCATGAAAGAGAGGCCTTCGGGCCGGTGGCCTGTCTGATGCCTTACCGCGACCCCGGCCATGCAGCGGCACTTGCCAATCGGGGTGGCGGGGCGCTTGTGACGTCGGTGATCACGCGGGACGAGACAGTGGCGCATCGGTTTGTTGCCGCCAGTGCCAGTCATCACGGCAGACTCTATTTCAACAATCGCGATTCGATGGCCGAGGCCACGGGCCATGGATCACCATTGCCGCACATGGTGCATGGTGGTCCCGGCCGCGCCGGTGGCAGCGAGGAACTTGGCGGCATCCGTGCGGTCAAACATTATATGCAGCGCACCGCCTTGCAGGGGCCGCCGGCTCTGCTGTCGGCCGCCGGTGAAACCTGGCTTGCCGGCAGCCCGACGCATCAGGGACCGGCGCATCCATTCCGCCGCAGGTTTGACGATCTGGAGCTTGGCGAGACGCTGGTCACACCGCCACGCCGGATCACCGCCGAGGATATAACGACGTTTGCCGATTTCACGGGCGACCAGTTCTATGCCCATACCGATGCCGCCGCCGCCGCAGACAACCCGTTCTTCCCCGGCATTGTCGCGCATGGCTATCTTCTTCTCAGCTTTGCCGCCGGTATGTTTGTCGACCCGGCGCCGGGACCGGTCCTGGCCAATACAGGGCTGAACGGGCTGAGCTTTGAAAAACCGGTGACCCCGGGGACCGACATCACCGTCCATCTGACGGTAAAGCGCAAGACCAGGCGCACCGATGAATATGGCGAGGTGCGCTGGCATGTTGAACTTCGCGATCACGAGGGCGACCTCGTGGCGCGTTACGAGCTGCTGACCATGGTGGCCATCTAG
- the paaG gene encoding 2-(1,2-epoxy-1,2-dihydrophenyl)acetyl-CoA isomerase PaaG, which yields MSDTILVTADGPLRTITLNRPDKLNAFNEDMHLAFRAALEAARDDDSCRAVLLTGAGRGFCAGQDLGDRDPAKGEVPDLGETLRNFFNPNIRLIRDMPKPTIAAVNGAAAGAGANIALACDIVVAAKEAKFLQAFARIGLIPDAGGSWTLTQLVGPARARGLAMLAEPLTGETAAQWGLIWKAVDAEMLMAEATDMATQLANGPTIGLTLTKQAILAATESTLEEQLDREAELQARAGTTADYREGVSAFLEKRAPRFTGR from the coding sequence ATGAGTGATACCATTCTGGTGACGGCAGATGGGCCTTTGAGAACGATCACGCTCAACCGGCCGGACAAGCTCAACGCCTTCAACGAGGACATGCATCTTGCCTTTCGCGCAGCGCTTGAAGCAGCACGGGATGATGACAGCTGTCGTGCGGTTCTGCTGACCGGGGCCGGTCGCGGCTTCTGCGCCGGTCAGGATCTCGGTGATCGCGATCCGGCAAAGGGCGAGGTGCCTGATCTTGGTGAAACGCTGCGCAACTTCTTCAACCCGAATATCAGGCTGATCCGCGACATGCCAAAACCGACCATCGCAGCCGTCAATGGCGCGGCGGCCGGGGCCGGGGCCAATATTGCGCTGGCATGCGATATCGTGGTGGCGGCCAAAGAGGCAAAATTTCTGCAGGCCTTTGCCCGTATCGGCCTGATTCCGGATGCCGGTGGCAGCTGGACCCTGACCCAGCTTGTCGGTCCGGCGCGCGCACGCGGCCTTGCCATGCTGGCGGAACCGCTGACCGGCGAAACAGCAGCACAATGGGGACTGATCTGGAAGGCGGTTGATGCCGAAATGCTGATGGCCGAGGCAACCGATATGGCAACCCAGCTTGCCAACGGCCCGACCATTGGGTTGACCCTGACAAAACAGGCCATTCTGGCAGCAACCGAATCGACGCTGGAGGAACAGCTCGACCGCGAGGCCGAGCTTCAGGCCCGTGCCGGCACGACCGCTGATTATCGCGAGGGCGTGTCCGCCTTTCTTGAAAAGCGCGCGCCCCGATTCACCGGGCGCTGA
- a CDS encoding cytochrome P450 codes for MMFDLTRLPDGFIDNPHPHYAALREHNPVYELPGGGLFLSRHADLVRVYKDRKTFSSDKKIEFYPKFGDSLLYQHHTTSLVFNDAPLHTRVRRAIAGALAPRAIAGMDVVVQQLVDRLITDLEARVKTGMPIDAVAHFAQNIPIEVIGNLLAIPRAERDPLRDWSLAILGALEPEISKQQFDDGETAVREFLAYLEALVARRRAEGLDQAGDIMARLIRETGEAGEDANLLPHELLQNCIFILNAGHETTTNLICSGIFLLAQRPQIVSRLADAPELWPAAIEEILRMESPNQLGNRRAVADFDMGGRRWAAGTLITLGMGAANRDPEIFDQPDEFRLDRGDNQHLAFAGGVHVCAGNSIARIEGQIALASLFRRWPDLQVMDGLRRSPRVRFRGFESMPLQLATIA; via the coding sequence ATGATGTTTGACCTGACAAGACTTCCCGACGGTTTCATCGACAACCCGCATCCGCATTACGCGGCGCTTCGCGAACACAACCCCGTCTATGAACTGCCGGGGGGCGGCCTGTTTTTGTCACGCCATGCCGACCTTGTCCGCGTCTACAAGGACCGCAAGACCTTTTCGTCGGACAAGAAGATCGAATTCTACCCGAAATTTGGTGACTCGCTTCTCTATCAGCATCATACAACCTCGCTTGTGTTCAATGACGCGCCGCTGCATACCCGCGTCCGGCGGGCCATTGCCGGCGCGCTTGCCCCGCGCGCCATCGCCGGCATGGATGTGGTGGTGCAACAGCTTGTCGACAGGCTGATCACCGATCTTGAAGCCCGTGTGAAGACCGGAATGCCAATCGACGCGGTGGCGCATTTCGCGCAGAACATTCCCATCGAGGTCATTGGCAATCTTCTGGCCATTCCCCGCGCCGAACGAGACCCCCTTCGCGACTGGTCGCTGGCCATACTCGGCGCGTTGGAGCCGGAAATATCGAAACAGCAATTTGACGATGGCGAGACAGCGGTGCGTGAATTTCTGGCCTATCTGGAAGCACTTGTCGCCCGACGGCGCGCCGAAGGGCTGGATCAGGCCGGTGACATCATGGCGCGGCTGATCCGCGAAACCGGCGAGGCAGGTGAAGACGCCAACCTGCTGCCACACGAGCTTCTTCAGAACTGCATCTTCATTCTGAATGCCGGCCATGAAACCACAACCAACCTGATCTGTTCGGGAATCTTCCTGCTGGCGCAGCGACCGCAGATTGTCAGCCGTCTGGCTGACGCCCCGGAATTGTGGCCGGCCGCCATCGAGGAAATCCTGCGGATGGAGAGCCCAAACCAGCTTGGTAACCGAAGGGCCGTAGCAGATTTCGACATGGGTGGCCGGCGTTGGGCAGCCGGCACGCTGATCACACTTGGCATGGGGGCCGCCAACCGCGATCCCGAGATTTTTGATCAGCCCGATGAATTCCGGCTTGACCGTGGGGACAACCAGCATCTTGCCTTTGCCGGCGGGGTCCATGTCTGTGCCGGCAACAGCATCGCGCGAATTGAAGGGCAGATCGCGCTGGCAAGCCTGTTTCGCCGGTGGCCCGATCTGCAGGTGATGGACGGGCTGCGCCGGTCACCGCGGGTGCGGTTCCGCGGCTTTGAATCCATGCCTTTGCAGCTTGCCACCATCGCATGA